The Toxoplasma gondii ME49 chromosome XII, whole genome shotgun sequence genome includes a region encoding these proteins:
- a CDS encoding Nin one binding (NOB1) Zn-ribbon family protein (encoded by transcript TGME49_218570) has protein sequence MEGATRDPAVNEAAVHCEEAPAVSASPKASDRDAFPECADSSSSSPNVPDTQPDAKNLAAPFKAETSPSSAPTLCHFARTLVVDTGAFLRLKRLDAFGRKFVVPPSVLTEIRDARARAHLSGVTLLHPDAELPTVMTAGEADKRWARKFAAMTGDLGSLSDTDLDVIALTYMLQRQTGRIEKLRTKPLDAVVVKEEKRTNWQDLDWGNDDGWIGGETDEADEEEEEADEEEEEADEEEEETDEEEEETDEEEAEADEEEEEQKEKEKRECLLPREEEGAPASTDAEESPSSPSRRSEASGSASEQSPSRPRAGDIHMSQEIVEVAADEDDGEGTWITPENFQRVKRGMEGIRSSAKEEALVACMTTDYSIQNVLLHMGLEVVTIDGFAVRSVKTWALICRACHFVSREVTRLFCPKCGQHAVDRVPVTLGEDGFVVHDNRKKKSTRGNIHSLPKPRGGRHEKQLILAEDQLMMGGRDRLLRHQQRLWEAEKAAHNPFSEDFAFDAASAWHMRSRTRTGKLAAGTHAPRVVVGLGPGNPNSNRWVKRHGHSKKK, from the exons ATGGAAGGAGCGACGCGAGATCCGGCCGTGAACGAGGCCGCCGTACATTGCGAAGAAGCTCCGGCTGTTTCGGCCAGTCCGAAAgccagcgacagagacgcgtttCCCGAGTGTGCAGACAGTTCTTCGAGTTCGCCTAACGTCCCTGACACGCAGCCAGACGCAAAGAATTTGGCCGCGCCGTTTAAGGCGGAAACCTCGCCGTCGTCTGCTCCGACACTTTGCCACTTTGCCCGAACGTTGGTTGTGGACACCGGTGCGTTTTTGCGGCTGAAACGGCTGGATGCTTTTGGCAGGAAATTCGTCGTTCCCCCAAGCGTCCTCACAGAAATCCGCGACGCACGAGCACGTGCCCACCTCTCCGGCGTCACACTGTTGCATCCCGACGCAGAGCTCCCGACTGTCATGACAGCTGGCGAGGCAGACAAGCGTTGGGCACGGAAATTCGCCGCCATGACGGGTGACCTGGGAAGTCTCAGCGACACAGATCTCGACGTGATTGCCCTGACATACATGCTCCAGAGACAAACGGGGAGGATTGAGAAACTGCGCACGAAACCGCTGGACGCCGTCGTcgtgaaagaagaaaaacgcaccAACTGGCAAGACCTAGACTGGGGCAACGACGACGGATGGATCGGAGGCGAGACtgacgaggcagacgaagaagaggaagaggcagacgaggaagaggaagaggcagacgaggaagaggaagagacagacgaggaagaggaagagacagacgaggaagaggcagaggcagacgaggaagaggaagagcagaaagaaaaggagaagcgtGAATGCCTGCTGCCCcgtgaagaggaaggcgcacCTGCTTCGACAGACGCCGAGGAAAGTCCTTCATCGCCGTCTCGGAGGAGCGAGGCTTCCGGCTCCGCATCTGAGCAGAGTCCGTCGCGGCCGAGAGCGGGCGACATTCACATGAGTCAGGAAATCGTGGAAGTggcagcagacgaagacgacggcgaagGGACGTGGATCACTCCGGAGAATTTCCAGCGCGTGAAGCGCGGGATGGAAGGCATTCGCTCGAgcgcgaaggaagaagctcTCGTCGCATGCATGACAACCGATTACTCCATCCAAAACGTCCTTCTGCACATGGGCCTGGAAGTCGTCACGATAGACGGTTTCGCTGTACGCTCCGTCAAAACGTGGGCGCTCATTTGCCG GGCTTGCCACTTTGTGAGCCGAGAAGTGACGCGACTCTTCTGTCCTAAATGCGGCCAGCATGCAGTTGACAGAGTCCCCGTCACGCTGGGAGAAGACGGTTTCGTCGTCCAcgacaacagaaagaaaaagtctACTCGTGGAAATATTCACTCGCTGCCGAAGCCGAGGGGCGGGCGCCATGAG AAACAGTTGATTCTCGCCGAAGACCAACTGATGATGGGAGGACGCGACCGTCTTCTGCGGCACCAGCAGCGTCTgtgggaagcagagaaggctgCCCATAATCCTTTCAGTGAG gACTTTGCCTTTGACGCAGCATCGGCGTGGCACATGAGGAGTCGAACGCGAACAGGGAAGTTGGCTGCGGGAACCCATGCACCTCGCGTGGTTGTCGGACTCGGTCCCGGCAATCCGAATAGCAACCGATGGGTGAAGAGACATGGTCACTCAAAGAAAAAATAA